A genomic window from Desulfovibrio porci includes:
- a CDS encoding tripartite tricarboxylate transporter TctB family protein has product MPELLKRNIWIEFGLSLFCVLFFAFLYFNIEHWVLATMPSTLSPAFFPMLITAICLAMSALLLFFSLRSLYHMHAGLVDDERILLQEAGEEAGRFLALAGYVGVLFLYLLGLQYVGFLYSTPIVMLLISLMLGLKRWLTGLVFYILFTLLLDYVAMHLMQIILPQGILFE; this is encoded by the coding sequence ATGCCGGAACTTCTCAAGCGGAACATCTGGATTGAATTCGGGCTCAGTCTTTTCTGCGTACTCTTTTTCGCCTTCCTGTACTTCAACATCGAGCACTGGGTTCTCGCCACCATGCCCAGCACGCTTTCCCCGGCCTTTTTCCCCATGCTCATCACCGCGATCTGTCTGGCCATGAGCGCCCTGCTTCTGTTTTTTTCGCTACGCTCGCTTTACCACATGCACGCGGGGCTGGTGGACGACGAGCGCATCCTGCTCCAGGAAGCCGGCGAGGAAGCCGGGCGCTTTCTGGCTCTGGCGGGCTATGTGGGCGTGCTCTTTCTCTATCTTCTGGGTTTGCAATATGTGGGTTTTCTTTATTCCACCCCCATCGTCATGTTGCTCATCTCACTCATGCTGGGCCTGAAGCGCTGGCTGACCGGCCTGGTGTTCTACATCCTGTTCACGCTGCTGCTTGACTATGTGGCCATGCATCTCATGCAGATCATCCTGCCCCAGGGCATCCTGTTCGAGTAG
- a CDS encoding sigma-54-dependent Fis family transcriptional regulator, whose protein sequence is MLHPMASIPGLEEIIRRSHLRSARYGVDPRLDGAPESSRLSPAALRKRISGQREFFDLARAQIDTLYGLLKGTGFCMALADGEGYVLYVVGDPELEEHFKRRRCMPGYRWTERDLGTCAIGLALEERVPVFLPGDRMYSAQARKISNAGAPVFAPDGGTVLGAISLSGKSAMMHVHTLGLVRQAAETVTSQLRERERMRDLATTNQYLRALIESDSRGIVTVDSQGRIVQTNRSARRLFHLPKSPQGRDFEAFTGGHSGVPEHLAAGKSFKAREILARHSGMTHFASFDPICMSDGGVAGGLLTVLEKKEAMGMAVEVTGSHAHFTFDSILGTSACLKQALRHARIAADSTAPVLLCGETGTGKELFAQAIHNGGKRRNGPFVAINCGAIPKELLESELFGYEEGAFTGARKGGRPGKFELADSGTLFLDEIGDMPFDMQVKLLRVLQSGEIQRVGGLRSVPVDLRVISATNKDLRQAIEQQKFRADLYYRISTLNIIVPPLRERPEDILPLAEYFIQRHRLRLNKPTAVLPPDTAAMLMTYAWPGNVRQLESAVERAMHLAEGGDLLAEHFGIAGLERPRQGVPSGGGSGQGTLEDLEQRAVAETLARHNGNIRATARTLGVSRPTLYRKLKKMGIRT, encoded by the coding sequence ATGCTGCATCCCATGGCAAGCATTCCCGGCCTTGAGGAGATCATCCGGCGCTCGCATCTGCGCTCCGCGCGCTACGGCGTTGATCCGCGCCTGGACGGCGCGCCCGAGAGCAGCCGCCTGAGCCCGGCCGCCCTGCGCAAGCGGATCAGCGGGCAGCGGGAATTTTTCGACCTGGCCAGGGCGCAGATCGACACGCTGTATGGTCTGCTCAAGGGCACGGGTTTCTGTATGGCCCTGGCCGACGGCGAGGGCTATGTGCTCTATGTGGTGGGCGATCCGGAACTGGAGGAGCACTTCAAGCGGCGGCGCTGCATGCCCGGCTACCGTTGGACCGAACGAGATCTGGGCACCTGCGCCATCGGCCTTGCCCTGGAGGAGCGCGTGCCGGTCTTTCTGCCCGGCGACCGGATGTACTCGGCCCAGGCCCGCAAGATCAGCAATGCGGGCGCGCCGGTTTTCGCGCCGGACGGCGGCACGGTGCTGGGGGCCATTTCGCTCAGCGGCAAGTCGGCCATGATGCACGTGCATACCCTGGGCCTGGTGCGCCAGGCCGCGGAAACCGTGACTTCCCAGTTGCGCGAGCGGGAACGCATGCGCGATCTGGCCACAACCAACCAGTATCTGCGCGCCTTGATCGAATCGGATTCACGCGGCATCGTCACCGTGGATTCACAGGGCCGCATTGTGCAGACCAACCGCAGCGCCCGTCGTCTGTTTCATTTGCCCAAGTCGCCCCAGGGGCGGGACTTCGAGGCGTTCACCGGCGGTCACAGCGGCGTGCCGGAACATCTTGCGGCGGGGAAGAGCTTCAAGGCGCGCGAAATTCTCGCCCGGCACAGCGGCATGACCCATTTCGCCTCATTCGATCCCATCTGCATGAGCGACGGCGGGGTGGCGGGCGGCCTGCTCACCGTGCTGGAAAAAAAAGAAGCCATGGGCATGGCCGTGGAAGTGACCGGCAGCCACGCCCATTTCACCTTTGATTCCATTCTGGGCACCAGCGCCTGTCTGAAGCAGGCCCTGCGCCATGCCCGCATCGCGGCGGACAGCACGGCCCCGGTGCTGCTTTGCGGCGAGACGGGCACGGGCAAGGAACTCTTCGCCCAGGCCATCCACAACGGCGGGAAGCGCCGCAACGGCCCCTTTGTGGCCATCAATTGCGGGGCCATCCCCAAGGAACTGCTGGAAAGCGAGCTTTTCGGCTACGAGGAAGGGGCCTTTACCGGCGCGCGCAAGGGCGGGCGGCCGGGCAAGTTCGAACTGGCCGATTCGGGCACGCTCTTTCTGGATGAAATCGGGGACATGCCCTTTGACATGCAGGTCAAGCTGCTGCGGGTGCTCCAATCCGGCGAAATCCAGCGCGTGGGGGGGCTGCGCTCCGTGCCTGTGGACCTGCGCGTCATTTCGGCTACCAACAAGGATCTCCGCCAGGCTATCGAACAGCAGAAATTCCGCGCGGACCTCTATTACCGCATCAGCACCCTGAACATTATCGTGCCGCCCCTGCGCGAGCGGCCCGAGGACATTCTGCCGCTGGCCGAGTATTTCATCCAGCGACACCGTCTGCGCCTGAACAAACCCACGGCGGTCCTGCCGCCGGACACCGCCGCCATGCTCATGACCTATGCCTGGCCCGGCAATGTCCGCCAGTTGGAAAGCGCGGTGGAACGCGCCATGCATCTGGCCGAGGGCGGCGATCTGCTGGCCGAGCATTTCGGCATCGCCGGTCTGGAACGGCCCCGGCAGGGCGTGCCGTCCGGCGGCGGTTCCGGCCAGGGCACGCTGGAAGATCTGGAGCAACGGGCCGTGGCTGAAACCCTGGCCCGCCATAACGGCAATATCCGGGCAACGGCCCGGACGCTGGGCGTCAGTCGGCCCACGCTCTACCGCAAACTGAAAAAGATGGGGATCAGAACCTGA
- a CDS encoding DUF3467 domain-containing protein: MSTQKNQPTVPTEGRQIRVALNSAQMTTSYANVFQTRCTAEEIVLCCGLSLPENLNKPDAADGADEELLAVDLDRRIVMNPASARRLLLALDRVLKEQAALAAR; this comes from the coding sequence ATGAGCACACAGAAAAACCAGCCCACCGTCCCGACGGAAGGCCGCCAGATCCGCGTGGCGCTGAACAGCGCCCAAATGACCACCTCCTACGCCAATGTCTTCCAGACCCGCTGCACGGCCGAGGAAATCGTGCTCTGCTGCGGCCTGAGCCTGCCCGAAAACCTGAACAAGCCCGACGCGGCGGACGGCGCGGACGAAGAGCTTCTGGCCGTGGACCTGGACCGGCGCATTGTGATGAACCCGGCTTCAGCCCGGCGCCTGCTTCTGGCCCTGGACCGCGTGCTCAAGGAGCAGGCCGCGCTTGCCGCGCGCTGA
- a CDS encoding helix-turn-helix domain-containing protein: MNTTLAQRLRLVRGKTPQAEFAGKVGIHKSSWGRYERGEGEPVGSDLIKICSVCDINPQWLLLGQGLMPQRMPALPRAALDLLLCCTYFCTKGSPP; this comes from the coding sequence GTGAACACCACGCTGGCCCAGCGTTTGCGGCTTGTGCGCGGCAAAACGCCCCAGGCGGAATTCGCCGGGAAGGTGGGCATTCACAAGAGTTCGTGGGGGCGGTACGAGCGGGGCGAAGGTGAACCTGTCGGTTCGGATTTGATAAAAATATGCTCCGTTTGTGATATCAATCCGCAGTGGCTGCTGCTGGGCCAGGGGCTGATGCCGCAACGTATGCCGGCCCTGCCTCGGGCGGCGCTTGACCTTCTTCTTTGTTGTACGTATTTTTGTACAAAAGGAAGCCCGCCATGA
- a CDS encoding type II toxin-antitoxin system Phd/YefM family antitoxin, which produces MSQAITYSEARQNLAETMDRVCDTHAPVIITRRKSRPVVMLSLDDYSSLAETAYLLQSPANAERLRAALRAADEGQTRRHNLDEA; this is translated from the coding sequence ATGAGCCAAGCCATCACCTATTCCGAAGCCCGCCAGAATCTGGCGGAAACCATGGACCGCGTGTGCGACACACATGCGCCTGTGATCATCACCCGCCGCAAGTCCCGGCCTGTGGTCATGCTTTCGCTGGACGACTACAGCAGTCTGGCTGAAACCGCGTATCTGCTGCAAAGTCCGGCCAACGCCGAACGCCTGCGGGCGGCCCTGCGCGCCGCCGATGAAGGGCAAACCAGACGTCACAACCTTGATGAGGCGTGA
- a CDS encoding Txe/YoeB family addiction module toxin gives MLLAWTPQAWEDYLYWQRTDKKILKRVNELIRDALRDPCSGLGKPEALKFDLGGCWSRRVDLTHRLVYRVDEAAGALVVLQCRYHY, from the coding sequence GTGCTGTTGGCCTGGACACCGCAAGCCTGGGAAGATTATCTGTATTGGCAGCGCACGGACAAAAAAATCCTCAAGCGTGTTAACGAACTCATCCGTGATGCGCTCCGCGACCCCTGCTCCGGACTCGGCAAGCCGGAGGCACTGAAATTTGATCTCGGCGGCTGCTGGTCCCGGCGTGTGGATCTCACCCACCGCCTTGTCTATCGCGTGGACGAAGCCGCCGGTGCGCTTGTTGTGCTGCAGTGCCGTTATCACTACTGA
- a CDS encoding aminotransferase class I/II-fold pyridoxal phosphate-dependent enzyme, giving the protein MEEFSRIQRLPPYVFAVVGDLKMKLRRQNVDIVDFSMGNPDIPTPGHVVDKLVEAAQKPVNHRYSLSRGIPNLRKAVCDRYARLYGVELDPESEAIVTMGSKEGLAHLSLAMLNPGDVVLAPDPTYPIHKYAPIIAGADVRSVPIGPGRDFFEDLTTATRQAWPKPKLLFLCYPHNPTTEVTDLDFFRKVVAFAKENNLWVVHDLAYADLVFDGYKAPSFLQAEGAKDVGVEFYSLSKSYSMPGWRVGFCLGNPRLVHALARIKSYLDYGIFQPIQIAATVALNGPQDSVDEIREVYRERRDRLIEGLGRIGWEVPSPKATMFVWARIPEAFRKMGSVEFSKLLLTEAQVAVSPGLGFGSYGDEYVRFALIENEHRTRQAVSNMRRLLSGAPE; this is encoded by the coding sequence ATGGAAGAGTTTTCGCGTATCCAGCGGCTGCCCCCCTATGTCTTTGCGGTGGTGGGCGATCTCAAGATGAAGCTGCGACGGCAGAATGTCGACATCGTGGATTTCAGCATGGGCAATCCCGACATTCCCACGCCGGGCCATGTGGTGGACAAACTGGTGGAGGCCGCGCAAAAGCCGGTCAATCACCGCTATTCCCTGTCCAGGGGCATCCCCAATCTGCGCAAGGCCGTCTGCGACCGCTACGCCCGCCTCTACGGCGTGGAACTGGACCCGGAGAGCGAAGCCATCGTGACCATGGGCTCCAAGGAAGGTCTGGCCCACCTTTCTCTGGCCATGCTGAATCCCGGCGACGTGGTGCTGGCCCCGGACCCCACCTATCCCATCCATAAATACGCGCCGATCATCGCGGGCGCGGACGTGCGCAGCGTGCCCATCGGGCCGGGCCGCGACTTTTTTGAAGACCTGACCACCGCCACCCGGCAGGCCTGGCCCAAACCCAAGCTGCTCTTCCTCTGCTACCCGCACAATCCCACCACCGAAGTGACGGACCTGGACTTTTTCCGCAAGGTGGTGGCCTTCGCCAAGGAGAACAATCTCTGGGTGGTCCACGATCTGGCCTACGCCGATCTGGTCTTCGACGGCTACAAGGCTCCCAGCTTCCTCCAGGCCGAAGGGGCCAAGGATGTGGGCGTGGAGTTCTACAGCCTGTCCAAGAGCTATTCCATGCCCGGCTGGCGGGTGGGCTTCTGCCTGGGCAATCCGCGTCTGGTGCATGCGCTGGCCCGGATCAAGAGCTATCTGGATTACGGCATCTTCCAGCCCATCCAGATCGCCGCCACCGTGGCCCTTAACGGACCGCAGGACAGTGTGGACGAGATCCGGGAGGTCTACCGCGAACGCCGCGACCGGCTCATCGAGGGCCTGGGCCGCATCGGCTGGGAAGTGCCGTCGCCCAAAGCCACCATGTTCGTCTGGGCGCGCATTCCCGAAGCTTTCCGCAAGATGGGTTCCGTGGAATTTTCCAAACTGTTGCTGACCGAAGCGCAGGTGGCCGTGTCGCCGGGCCTGGGTTTCGGTTCCTACGGCGACGAGTACGTGCGTTTCGCCCTCATTGAAAACGAGCACCGCACCCGGCAGGCCGTCAGCAATATGCGCCGCCTGCTCTCGGGCGCGCCGGAGTAG
- a CDS encoding homoserine dehydrogenase, with protein MTKANESKPLVAGLAGFGTVGGGLARLLKENADIIRRRTGRDIVVKRVLVRNAQKARNVPLPEGAELTTDPAALTDDPDIDVLVELIGGIDQARALIDRALDQGKHIVTANKALLAEEGLALFQKAERKKRILRYEASVAGAIPIVQALKESLTGNRIESLMGILNGTSNYILSEMTSNGLDFDVALRQAQELGYAEADPTLDIDGHDAAHKLILLIRLAYGVNYPYTALSVRGIRGLSSLDIRLAREFGYRIKLIGQVREVRCPEGRDCRDDGPIRLEAGVFPALVHHTFLLARVGGVYNAARVEANAAGALFFHGRGAGDLPTAGAVLADLMAVAREERPNNTGFVGRDLPKAAIVPPEEWRSCYYVRVMVQDAPGVLRDISGCMAAEGISVAQMIQKTDEGHGVPLVFMTHETSAQAMSDALQRTVDAGLLKEPAVYFRVL; from the coding sequence ATGACGAAAGCCAACGAAAGCAAACCCCTGGTGGCCGGTCTGGCCGGTTTCGGCACGGTGGGCGGCGGCCTGGCCCGCCTGCTCAAGGAAAACGCGGACATCATCCGCCGCCGCACGGGCCGCGACATCGTGGTCAAACGGGTCCTGGTGCGCAACGCCCAGAAAGCCCGTAACGTGCCCCTGCCCGAGGGCGCGGAACTGACCACCGATCCGGCGGCGCTCACCGACGATCCGGATATCGACGTGCTGGTGGAGCTCATCGGCGGCATCGACCAGGCCCGCGCGCTTATCGACCGCGCCCTGGACCAGGGCAAGCACATCGTCACCGCCAACAAGGCCCTGCTGGCCGAAGAGGGTCTGGCGCTCTTCCAGAAGGCCGAGCGCAAAAAGCGCATCCTGCGCTATGAGGCCAGCGTGGCCGGGGCCATCCCCATTGTCCAGGCCCTCAAGGAAAGCCTCACGGGCAACCGCATCGAGTCGCTCATGGGCATCCTCAACGGCACCAGCAATTACATCCTGTCCGAGATGACCTCCAACGGTCTGGATTTCGACGTGGCCCTCAGGCAGGCCCAGGAGTTGGGCTATGCGGAGGCCGATCCCACCCTGGACATCGACGGCCACGACGCGGCCCACAAGCTGATTCTGCTGATCCGTCTGGCCTACGGGGTCAATTATCCCTATACGGCCCTGTCCGTGCGCGGCATCCGGGGGCTTTCGTCCCTGGACATCCGCCTGGCGCGCGAATTCGGCTACCGCATCAAGCTCATCGGCCAGGTGCGCGAAGTGCGCTGCCCGGAAGGCAGGGATTGCAGGGACGATGGTCCTATCCGGCTGGAGGCCGGGGTGTTTCCGGCTCTGGTGCATCACACCTTTCTGCTGGCGCGCGTGGGCGGCGTGTACAATGCCGCGCGTGTGGAGGCCAATGCCGCCGGGGCGCTCTTCTTCCACGGGCGCGGGGCCGGGGACCTGCCCACGGCCGGGGCCGTGCTGGCCGACCTGATGGCCGTGGCCCGCGAGGAGCGGCCCAACAACACGGGCTTTGTGGGCAGGGATCTGCCCAAGGCCGCCATTGTGCCGCCCGAGGAATGGCGCTCCTGCTACTACGTGCGGGTGATGGTCCAGGACGCGCCCGGCGTGCTGCGGGATATTTCCGGCTGCATGGCCGCCGAGGGCATCAGCGTGGCCCAGATGATCCAGAAGACCGACGAGGGCCATGGCGTGCCCCTGGTCTTCATGACCCACGAAACCTCGGCACAGGCCATGAGCGACGCGCTCCAGCGCACGGTGGACGCGGGCCTGCTCAAGGAACCGGCGGTGTATTTCAGGGTGCTGTAG
- a CDS encoding ATP-grasp domain-containing protein — MIILDEPYVSPELAAYAAARQEPVLDNATARACARDYGAALNLTPEDAFASLCRGDAPRLYTCSENALDWVYAHSGNNALVERVRRLKDKAVCRERLAPLYADFFFRQVTLEELAALPFEALKVPCVLKPAVGFFSLGVHRIENAAQWEAAKVAVARDAALWREQYPPEVVGGGRFLLEEYIQGEEYAVDVYYDRQGRAVVCNILRHEFSSDADVSDRLYYTSREIIESRLNEFEAWFNRVNGPLGLRNFPVHVELRRDAGGRIAPIEFNPLRFAGWCSTDVSLFAWGFHSYGCFLEDTRPDWERVLAGKEGLLYTLMVLNKPENCPPVRDFDYDALCRDFGKVLHLRPCDFRRFSHFGFLFTETPADRREELDRIIRSDLTEYIQQE; from the coding sequence ATGATTATTCTCGATGAACCCTATGTTTCGCCGGAACTGGCGGCCTACGCCGCCGCCCGGCAAGAACCCGTGCTGGACAACGCCACGGCCCGCGCCTGTGCCCGCGACTACGGCGCGGCCCTCAACCTGACGCCTGAGGACGCCTTTGCGAGCCTCTGCCGGGGGGACGCGCCGCGTCTGTACACTTGCTCGGAAAACGCGCTGGACTGGGTGTACGCGCATTCCGGCAACAACGCGCTGGTGGAGCGCGTCCGGCGGCTCAAGGACAAGGCCGTCTGCCGCGAGCGGCTGGCCCCACTCTATGCCGATTTTTTCTTCCGCCAGGTTACCCTGGAAGAACTGGCGGCGCTGCCTTTCGAGGCGCTCAAGGTCCCCTGCGTGCTCAAACCGGCGGTGGGTTTTTTCAGTCTGGGCGTCCACCGCATTGAAAACGCGGCCCAGTGGGAGGCGGCCAAAGTCGCCGTGGCCCGCGACGCGGCCCTCTGGCGCGAGCAATATCCGCCCGAAGTGGTGGGCGGTGGCCGTTTTCTGCTGGAGGAATACATTCAGGGCGAGGAATACGCCGTGGATGTCTATTACGACCGGCAGGGCCGGGCCGTGGTCTGCAACATCCTGCGGCACGAGTTTTCCTCGGATGCGGACGTCAGCGACCGGCTCTACTACACCAGCCGGGAGATCATCGAGAGCCGCCTGAACGAGTTCGAGGCATGGTTCAACCGGGTCAACGGCCCGCTGGGACTGCGCAATTTTCCGGTCCACGTGGAGCTGCGCCGGGACGCCGGGGGCCGCATCGCGCCCATTGAGTTCAATCCACTGCGTTTCGCGGGCTGGTGCTCCACGGACGTCAGCCTCTTTGCCTGGGGTTTTCATTCCTACGGCTGTTTTCTGGAAGACACGCGCCCGGACTGGGAACGCGTCCTGGCCGGAAAAGAGGGCCTGCTCTACACCCTGATGGTCCTGAACAAGCCCGAAAACTGTCCGCCGGTGCGCGATTTCGACTACGACGCCCTGTGTCGGGATTTCGGCAAGGTGCTGCATTTGCGGCCCTGTGATTTCAGGCGCTTCTCCCATTTCGGCTTTCTGTTCACTGAAACCCCGGCCGACCGGCGCGAGGAACTGGACCGCATTATCCGTTCCGACCTTACGGAATACATTCAGCAGGAATAG
- a CDS encoding secondary thiamine-phosphate synthase enzyme YjbQ codes for MHKLTFDTRARCEMRDITPELRAFTERMAREHGRRHGALALFCPHTTCGLTVNEGADPDVRRDMLAFFSRLAPEHGDYRHAEGNSDAHIKASLHGPSLLLLVEDGELRLGTWQAVYLCEGDGPRRRSLWLQWLPGEAGEHEGDRA; via the coding sequence ATGCATAAACTCACATTTGACACCCGCGCGCGTTGTGAAATGCGCGACATCACCCCGGAACTGCGCGCCTTCACGGAACGCATGGCCCGCGAACACGGGCGGCGGCACGGGGCGCTGGCCCTGTTCTGCCCGCATACCACCTGCGGCCTGACAGTCAACGAGGGCGCGGACCCGGACGTGCGGCGAGACATGCTGGCCTTCTTCAGTCGCCTCGCGCCGGAACACGGCGACTACCGCCATGCCGAGGGCAACAGCGACGCGCACATCAAGGCCAGCCTGCACGGCCCCTCCCTGCTGCTTCTGGTGGAGGACGGCGAACTGCGCCTGGGCACGTGGCAGGCTGTCTATCTCTGCGAGGGCGACGGCCCGCGCCGCCGCTCCCTCTGGTTGCAATGGCTGCCCGGCGAGGCCGGAGAGCATGAGGGGGATCGGGCATGA
- a CDS encoding cation:proton antiporter: MSGSHEVTLILTLAGGLTAALVLGFITQKMRLSPLVGYLLAGVLVGPHSPGFVADAATASQCAEIGVILLMFGVGLHFHLKDLLAVRNIAVAGAVAQIGLCTAASMGVLSLFGFSPLAGAVFGMSISVASTVVLTRVLSDNHALHTRTGHVALGWLVVEDLFTILLLVLLPAVLTPDGGGSGNFWSALGLTLIKLAALSVFTLVVGQKLIPIFLGYVARTGTRDLFTLAVIALALGIAVAAAYFFDASMALGAFLAGMVVGQSDFSARAAAEALPLRDAFAVLFFVSVGMLFDPAALLGDWPLMLATLGIIIVIKPLAALGMTLLFRKPLRLGLSVAVALGQVGEFSFILAAMGISYGLFGQEVNNAIIPAAMISITLNPLLYRRIERTARWLEMHGPAWLSRSPLPHLSAEAVEGDGSQRVVVVGYGPVGRNLCRILRDRGITPVVIENNIDTVRALRTQGRPAVHGDATQAEVLREAGLERAEALLLTTPAIPAREVTPIARAVNSGIRILANTAFLSEARRLRELGVAEVFSGEREVSLAMSEFLLHELGAADAYVQSELGRLREELE; this comes from the coding sequence ATGAGCGGCTCTCATGAAGTGACCCTGATCCTGACCTTGGCCGGAGGGCTGACCGCCGCCCTGGTCCTGGGTTTCATCACCCAGAAGATGCGTCTTTCTCCTCTGGTGGGCTATCTGCTGGCTGGCGTGCTGGTGGGGCCGCATTCGCCGGGCTTTGTGGCCGACGCGGCTACGGCGTCCCAGTGCGCGGAGATCGGCGTGATCCTGCTGATGTTCGGCGTGGGCCTGCATTTTCACCTCAAGGATCTGCTGGCCGTGCGCAATATCGCCGTGGCCGGGGCCGTGGCCCAGATCGGCCTGTGCACCGCGGCCAGCATGGGTGTTTTGTCTCTGTTCGGCTTTTCGCCCTTGGCCGGAGCCGTGTTCGGCATGTCCATTTCCGTGGCCAGCACCGTGGTGCTGACCCGCGTGCTTTCAGACAACCACGCCCTGCACACCCGCACCGGGCACGTGGCCCTGGGCTGGCTGGTGGTGGAGGATCTCTTCACCATTCTGCTGTTGGTGCTGCTGCCCGCCGTGCTCACGCCCGACGGCGGCGGCAGCGGCAATTTCTGGTCCGCGCTGGGGCTGACCCTGATCAAACTGGCCGCACTTTCCGTGTTCACCCTGGTGGTGGGCCAGAAGCTGATCCCGATTTTTCTGGGCTATGTGGCGCGCACCGGCACCCGCGATCTCTTCACTCTGGCGGTCATCGCTCTGGCGTTGGGCATCGCCGTGGCCGCCGCGTACTTTTTCGACGCCTCCATGGCGCTGGGCGCGTTTCTGGCCGGCATGGTAGTGGGCCAGTCTGATTTCAGCGCCCGCGCCGCCGCCGAAGCCCTGCCCCTGCGCGACGCCTTCGCCGTGCTCTTTTTCGTCTCCGTGGGCATGCTTTTCGACCCGGCGGCCCTGCTCGGCGACTGGCCCCTGATGCTGGCCACGCTGGGCATCATCATCGTCATCAAACCCCTGGCCGCGCTGGGCATGACCCTGCTGTTCAGAAAGCCGCTGCGTCTGGGCCTGTCCGTGGCCGTGGCCCTGGGCCAGGTCGGCGAATTTTCCTTCATCCTGGCGGCCATGGGCATCAGCTATGGTCTGTTCGGGCAGGAAGTGAACAACGCCATCATCCCGGCGGCCATGATTTCCATCACCCTCAATCCCCTGCTGTACCGGCGCATTGAGCGTACGGCCCGCTGGCTGGAGATGCACGGTCCGGCCTGGCTCTCGCGCTCGCCCCTGCCGCATCTGTCCGCTGAAGCTGTGGAGGGCGACGGCTCCCAGCGCGTGGTCGTGGTGGGTTACGGCCCGGTGGGCCGCAACCTCTGCCGCATCCTGCGCGACAGGGGCATCACCCCGGTGGTGATAGAGAACAACATCGACACGGTGCGCGCGCTACGCACCCAGGGCCGTCCGGCGGTGCACGGCGACGCGACCCAGGCCGAGGTGCTGCGCGAGGCCGGACTGGAGCGGGCCGAGGCCCTGCTGTTGACCACCCCGGCCATTCCGGCCCGCGAAGTGACGCCCATCGCCCGCGCGGTCAATTCCGGCATCCGCATTCTGGCCAATACCGCCTTTCTGAGTGAGGCCCGCCGCCTGCGTGAACTGGGCGTGGCCGAAGTCTTCAGCGGCGAACGGGAAGTGTCGCTGGCCATGTCCGAATTTCTGCTGCACGAACTCGGAGCCGCGGACGCCTATGTGCAGAGTGAGCTCGGGCGGCTGCGCGAGGAGCTGGAATAG